A stretch of the Thiomicrorhabdus xiamenensis genome encodes the following:
- the arsJ gene encoding organoarsenical effux MFS transporter ArsJ, with product MSLHSPVAQYGIVTANYWAFTVTDGALRMLVLLFFHQLGYSPLEIAMLFLLYEFFGIVTNLFGGWLGAHLGLKVTMNLGLALQVVALLMLTVDPSWLSVAYVMLAQALSGIAKDLNKMSAKSSIKSLTQEKDGQMYRWVALLTGSKNALKGAGFFVGALLLELVGFADAMLLMASVLAVIWLLSLLMLQSEIGKAKQKNKFREIFSKSQPINMLSAARFFLFGARDIWFVVALPLYLATVLQWEHTAIGAYMAFWIIGYGMVQASAPALTGIKKGGDNGSRNPTANTAKLLAFTLGAIPFLMALFLNKEPQWILLIGLVIFGIVFALNSAVHSYLIVSYADADGASKDVGFYYMANAAGRLVGTLLSGYVYQVAGMEACLMTAAVFVLLAGLLAGKIRQPASVTAT from the coding sequence ATGTCATTGCACTCGCCCGTTGCACAATACGGGATCGTGACCGCCAATTATTGGGCTTTTACCGTAACCGACGGCGCGCTGCGCATGTTGGTGTTGCTGTTTTTTCATCAGCTTGGTTACAGCCCGCTGGAAATTGCCATGCTGTTCCTGTTGTATGAGTTTTTCGGCATCGTAACCAATCTGTTCGGCGGCTGGCTTGGCGCACACCTTGGTTTGAAGGTGACGATGAATCTCGGACTGGCGTTGCAGGTTGTCGCTTTGCTGATGTTGACGGTCGATCCGAGTTGGCTGTCGGTCGCCTATGTGATGCTGGCGCAGGCATTGTCCGGGATCGCCAAAGACCTCAATAAGATGAGTGCCAAAAGCTCGATCAAATCGCTGACCCAGGAAAAAGACGGTCAGATGTACCGTTGGGTGGCTTTGCTGACCGGCTCGAAAAATGCTCTGAAGGGTGCCGGTTTTTTTGTGGGGGCTCTGTTGCTGGAATTGGTCGGTTTTGCCGACGCGATGCTGTTAATGGCTTCGGTTCTGGCGGTGATTTGGCTGTTGTCGCTGCTGATGCTGCAATCGGAAATCGGTAAGGCGAAACAGAAAAACAAGTTCCGTGAAATTTTTTCCAAAAGCCAGCCGATCAATATGCTTTCCGCGGCGCGTTTTTTTCTGTTCGGCGCACGCGATATCTGGTTTGTGGTCGCTTTGCCGCTGTATCTGGCAACGGTGTTGCAGTGGGAGCATACGGCAATTGGCGCCTATATGGCTTTCTGGATTATCGGGTACGGTATGGTGCAGGCCAGTGCACCGGCTTTAACCGGGATTAAGAAGGGTGGGGATAACGGATCACGCAATCCGACCGCTAATACAGCCAAGCTGTTGGCTTTCACGCTCGGAGCGATTCCCTTTCTGATGGCGCTTTTTCTGAATAAAGAACCGCAATGGATTCTGTTGATTGGACTGGTGATTTTCGGGATTGTGTTTGCGCTCAACTCCGCGGTGCACTCTTATCTTATCGTCTCTTATGCAGATGCGGACGGGGCTTCCAAGGACGTCGGTTTCTACTATATGGCGAATGCCGCCGGGCGTTTGGTCGGTACATTGTTGTCCGGCTATGTGTATCAGGTAGCCGGAATGGAGGCCTGTTTGATGACGGCGGCGGTTTTCGTTCTGCTGGCCGGATTACTGGCCGGAAAAATCCGCCAGCCGGCGAGTGTCACAGCAACTTAA
- a CDS encoding ArsJ-associated glyceraldehyde-3-phosphate dehydrogenase — MTIKVAINGFGRMGRLALRQAFDWPEIEFVHINEIATDAYGSAHLLNFDSAHGRWQHEAKEDHGQIVINGHAISYSQHEEIDATDWAAFGVDVVIEATGQFRTEESLQPYLDQGIPQVIVAAPMKEPIKNIVMGVNDDVFVAGEDRIITAASCTTNCIAPVIKVLQEKIGIEHGSILTMHDRTNTQKVVDHGHKDLRRARSSFESLIPTSTGSAKAIGTIFPELNGRLNGLAVRVPFMNASLTDLTLEMKRKVTAEEVNLLFADAAQNDLQGVLGYETRPLVSVDYEGETCSSVIDALSTLVVNGTQLKVLAWYDNETGYVVRMMELAAKVGRLNQALLPKPQGLE, encoded by the coding sequence ATGACAATTAAAGTGGCGATTAACGGGTTTGGGCGCATGGGACGGCTGGCGCTGCGTCAGGCTTTCGATTGGCCGGAAATTGAATTTGTGCATATCAATGAAATTGCGACCGACGCTTACGGTTCGGCACATCTTCTGAATTTCGATTCGGCGCACGGGCGCTGGCAACATGAAGCCAAGGAAGACCATGGCCAGATTGTGATTAACGGCCATGCGATCAGTTACTCTCAGCACGAAGAGATTGATGCTACCGATTGGGCCGCATTCGGGGTGGATGTAGTGATTGAGGCAACCGGTCAGTTTCGGACAGAGGAAAGTCTGCAGCCGTATTTGGATCAGGGAATTCCGCAGGTCATTGTCGCCGCGCCGATGAAAGAGCCGATCAAGAATATTGTCATGGGAGTCAATGACGATGTTTTTGTCGCCGGCGAGGATCGAATCATTACCGCCGCTTCCTGTACCACCAACTGTATTGCTCCGGTTATCAAGGTATTGCAGGAGAAGATCGGTATTGAGCATGGCTCGATTCTGACTATGCATGACCGTACCAATACTCAGAAGGTGGTTGACCACGGTCACAAGGATTTGCGTCGTGCCCGCTCCAGTTTTGAGTCGCTGATTCCGACCAGCACGGGATCAGCCAAGGCGATCGGCACTATTTTCCCTGAATTGAACGGGCGTTTGAACGGTCTGGCGGTGCGAGTCCCTTTTATGAATGCGTCATTGACCGACCTCACTCTGGAGATGAAACGCAAGGTAACGGCCGAAGAGGTCAATCTGCTGTTTGCCGATGCCGCACAGAATGATTTGCAAGGCGTTCTCGGTTACGAGACCCGGCCGCTGGTGTCCGTCGATTATGAGGGGGAAACCTGCTCGTCGGTGATTGATGCGCTGTCGACTCTGGTTGTTAACGGTACGCAGTTGAAGGTGTTGGCCTGGTACGACAATGAAACCGGTTATGTGGTGCGTATGATGGAACTGGCGGCCAAGGTCGGTCGTTTGAATCAGGCGCTGTTGCCGAAGCCGCAAGGGTTGGAGTGA
- a CDS encoding MTH895/ArsE family thioredoxin-like protein has translation MSVAIKGNRPLRIFAVMMLILLAVSHFMGQIDLTQVSFLWLMILMALNAIQASYTGFCPMFKNSRGECVACGVVCDADAGDKACCSDDSCCDSAATDKNKKSACCSEEDSSCCSPASDKSSCCGDSQKSVCCDDAMEIKVLGTGCSNCNNTVALIEKVAGELDVCVNISKVEDVAEIASYGVMSTPGVVVNDKVVHSGGVPTHDQVAGWLKSES, from the coding sequence ATGAGTGTTGCAATTAAGGGAAATCGTCCACTACGCATCTTTGCTGTGATGATGCTGATTTTATTAGCTGTTTCACATTTTATGGGGCAGATTGATCTGACTCAGGTCTCATTTCTGTGGTTGATGATCCTGATGGCTTTGAACGCGATTCAGGCATCCTATACCGGGTTCTGCCCGATGTTTAAAAATTCACGCGGCGAGTGTGTTGCCTGCGGTGTGGTCTGTGATGCCGACGCCGGGGATAAAGCCTGTTGTTCCGATGACAGCTGCTGCGATTCCGCTGCTACGGACAAAAACAAAAAAAGCGCCTGCTGTTCTGAAGAGGATTCTTCCTGCTGCAGTCCTGCAAGCGATAAATCGTCATGCTGCGGCGATTCTCAAAAATCCGTCTGTTGTGACGATGCTATGGAGATCAAGGTCTTGGGAACCGGTTGCAGTAACTGCAACAATACCGTTGCGCTGATCGAAAAGGTTGCCGGAGAGCTGGATGTCTGTGTCAATATCAGCAAAGTCGAAGATGTTGCAGAGATCGCTTCCTACGGGGTAATGAGTACGCCGGGCGTGGTGGTGAATGACAAGGTGGTTCACTCCGGTGGCGTTCCGACGCACGATCAGGTGGCAGGCTGGTTAAAGTCGGAAAGTTAA
- a CDS encoding permease translates to MTPFESTASWFVYGILSIDSQTAFGQAMHFFVMDVLKIFFLLVLIIYLMGLLRAFVSTERVRSVVVGKPLWLGRSMAIGLGSVTPFCSCSSVPLFIGFVEARIPLSITFAFLIASPMINEVAVVLLISLLGWEVAFWYVLAGLVVAYIGSVVIGWFKPERWVEAYVWDIKMRQAQEQQALANGWRARHGFAWSEVKVIVKRIWHWVFIGIGVGAAFHGYVPQVWVTETLADASNWWSVPAAVLLGVPLYSNATGVIPVIEAMLGKGVPLGTSLALMMSIAALSLPELLILRKVIRWPALLLFVAVLVVAFILVGYGFNYFYAKL, encoded by the coding sequence ATGACACCGTTTGAAAGCACAGCAAGCTGGTTTGTTTATGGCATTCTGAGCATAGACTCTCAAACCGCATTCGGGCAGGCCATGCATTTCTTTGTCATGGATGTGCTGAAAATCTTTTTCCTGCTGGTGCTGATTATCTATCTGATGGGGTTGCTGCGGGCGTTTGTTTCTACCGAACGTGTGCGCAGTGTGGTTGTCGGCAAGCCATTATGGTTAGGCCGTTCCATGGCGATCGGTCTGGGATCGGTGACGCCTTTTTGCTCTTGTTCGTCGGTTCCTCTGTTTATCGGTTTCGTTGAAGCCAGAATCCCGCTCAGCATCACCTTTGCTTTTCTGATTGCCAGCCCGATGATTAATGAAGTGGCTGTGGTACTGTTGATTTCCCTGCTGGGGTGGGAGGTCGCTTTCTGGTACGTACTGGCGGGATTGGTGGTCGCCTATATCGGATCGGTGGTCATCGGCTGGTTTAAGCCGGAGCGCTGGGTTGAGGCTTATGTCTGGGATATCAAGATGCGCCAGGCTCAGGAACAGCAAGCGCTTGCCAACGGTTGGCGTGCCAGACACGGTTTTGCCTGGAGCGAGGTAAAAGTGATTGTAAAACGCATCTGGCACTGGGTGTTTATCGGTATCGGTGTCGGAGCGGCCTTTCATGGTTATGTCCCGCAAGTCTGGGTTACCGAAACGCTGGCGGATGCAAGTAACTGGTGGAGTGTGCCGGCGGCGGTGCTGCTCGGCGTTCCCTTGTATTCCAACGCCACCGGTGTAATTCCGGTCATCGAAGCCATGCTGGGCAAGGGCGTGCCGCTTGGTACCAGTCTGGCGCTGATGATGAGTATTGCCGCGCTGTCTTTGCCGGAACTGCTTATTTTAAGAAAAGTGATTCGCTGGCCGGCACTGCTGCTGTTTGTCGCAGTCTTGGTGGTGGCTTTTATTCTGGTCGGGTACGGCTTTAATTATTTTTACGCTAAATTGTAA
- a CDS encoding MBL fold metallo-hydrolase, with amino-acid sequence MDWSKKISVLVTFCLSLFAVPGQAMEFHFKPVADQVYAYIGPLTNRSEENLGLNNNIGLVITEDGAVLIDSGAGDVSAKALEKAAGEVTDKSIIAVINTGSQDHRWLGNHYFAQKGVPVYALSRTVATQKKMAAELIEKMSKVSSVFAGTSPEHAAKPFEGNDAQFNIGGVDFALKFFGDAHFPGDVVVWLPQQKILFSGDLIYVDRMLGVHPFSKVASWRNAFHQAEALPAVKIVPGHGQVCDWNKARQDTGAYLDKLVDVMSAAADEMLGVDQAVADNKDWPEFKHLEHYDSWHKMILNRTYLQFEQGL; translated from the coding sequence GTGGATTGGTCGAAAAAAATTTCAGTTTTAGTCACTTTCTGTCTGAGTCTGTTTGCTGTTCCCGGGCAGGCCATGGAGTTTCACTTTAAGCCGGTTGCGGATCAGGTTTATGCTTACATCGGGCCTTTAACGAATCGTTCGGAAGAAAATTTGGGGTTGAATAATAATATCGGCCTTGTAATAACCGAGGATGGCGCCGTGTTGATCGACTCGGGCGCGGGAGATGTTTCTGCCAAAGCGTTGGAAAAAGCGGCAGGAGAAGTGACCGATAAATCGATTATTGCAGTGATCAATACCGGCAGTCAGGATCATCGTTGGTTAGGAAATCATTATTTTGCTCAAAAGGGTGTCCCCGTCTATGCGCTCTCGCGGACGGTGGCGACTCAGAAGAAGATGGCGGCAGAACTGATTGAAAAGATGTCCAAAGTTTCTTCTGTTTTTGCTGGAACTTCGCCTGAGCATGCCGCAAAGCCTTTTGAAGGGAACGACGCTCAGTTTAATATCGGTGGCGTGGATTTTGCGCTTAAATTTTTCGGTGATGCGCATTTTCCCGGTGATGTCGTTGTCTGGTTGCCGCAGCAGAAAATTCTGTTTTCAGGCGATCTGATTTACGTAGACCGAATGCTTGGAGTGCATCCGTTTTCCAAGGTGGCGAGTTGGCGCAACGCCTTTCATCAGGCCGAAGCTTTGCCGGCGGTAAAGATTGTCCCCGGACACGGACAGGTTTGCGATTGGAATAAGGCGCGTCAGGATACCGGAGCTTATCTGGATAAACTGGTTGACGTTATGTCTGCAGCGGCGGATGAAATGCTCGGCGTAGATCAGGCAGTTGCCGATAATAAGGATTGGCCGGAATTTAAACACCTGGAGCATTACGACTCTTGGCATAAAATGATTCTTAACCGTACTTACTTACAGTTTGAGCAGGGGCTCTAA